A genomic window from Sulfurimonas sp. hsl 1-7 includes:
- the topA gene encoding type I DNA topoisomerase → MNLIIVESPAKARTIKNFLGKDYDVIASKGHIRDLPKSRFGIEIDEETHTIVPKYSVAKENAPTVKEIKEKAKKADTIYIATDEDREGEAIGWHIAHAIKKDPQELPRIVFHEITKNAIKHALESARKIDMDMVNAQQARRLLDRIVGYKLSPLLSSKIQKGLSGGRVQSSTLKLVVDREKEIKAFVPEEYWSIDTTFKTNIEANLIKHKSEKIEKLTIKNKETAAAIVESVKNDSFTIEKIETKQRKSSTPPPFMTSTLQQTASSKLGFSPKKTMMLAQALYEGVKTPDGTSGVITYMRTDSLNLAKEAVDAVRGIIESRYGEKYLPKSAKVYTKKAKGAQEAHEAIRPTMLQFTPEVASKYLKADELKLYRLIYERFMACQMEDAVFEQQSIIFKGNENEYRASGRKLIFEGFYKVTGTEDKDKLLPTLKEGDTAEIEKIKPEQHFTEPPSRYSEASLIKKLEAEGVGRPSTYAPTIATLTNRTYVSIEKKQIIPTEIAFTVTEILEKHFSNIVDINFTANMEEQLEEIAEGDIDWEKLLIDFYDKFMQQIEDGKEQIVSLKMAKPLGRNCPKCGSELLLRSGRFGQFVACSGFPKCKYTEQVDEEGNKIEKKEEVAEDKCDKCGGDMVIKNGRNGQFLACANYPDCKNTKSIQVEEKVSETPCPDCGGKLSLKNSRRGPFWGCENYPDCKFISKFEPTTIKCTQDGCDGVLAPRTFRNKEVYECVKCKTKTPREEIDQK, encoded by the coding sequence TCGAATCACCAGCAAAAGCTAGAACTATTAAAAACTTTTTGGGGAAAGATTATGATGTGATTGCATCCAAGGGTCACATTAGAGATCTACCTAAATCACGTTTTGGTATAGAGATAGATGAAGAGACTCATACTATCGTTCCAAAATATTCTGTGGCAAAAGAGAACGCTCCAACAGTAAAAGAGATAAAAGAAAAAGCCAAAAAAGCAGATACTATCTATATCGCGACCGATGAGGACCGCGAAGGGGAAGCGATTGGATGGCACATAGCACACGCTATCAAAAAAGATCCTCAGGAACTACCGCGTATAGTATTTCACGAGATCACGAAAAATGCTATTAAACATGCACTTGAGTCTGCTCGTAAAATAGATATGGATATGGTAAATGCGCAACAAGCACGTCGTTTACTTGACCGTATCGTTGGTTATAAACTCTCTCCTTTATTAAGTTCAAAGATCCAAAAAGGTTTAAGCGGCGGTAGAGTTCAGAGTTCAACTTTAAAACTTGTAGTTGATCGTGAAAAAGAGATCAAGGCATTCGTTCCTGAAGAATATTGGAGCATAGATACAACTTTTAAAACAAATATTGAAGCAAATCTCATTAAACATAAAAGTGAGAAGATAGAAAAACTTACAATTAAAAACAAAGAGACTGCTGCTGCAATAGTTGAAAGTGTAAAGAACGATAGTTTTACAATCGAAAAGATTGAAACAAAACAGAGAAAGAGTTCAACTCCGCCACCGTTTATGACTTCAACTCTACAACAAACGGCGTCTTCAAAACTCGGTTTTTCTCCGAAAAAGACTATGATGCTGGCACAGGCACTCTATGAAGGTGTAAAAACTCCTGATGGGACGAGTGGTGTTATCACATACATGAGAACCGATTCACTTAACCTTGCAAAAGAAGCTGTAGACGCTGTTCGCGGAATTATTGAAAGCCGTTACGGAGAAAAATATCTTCCAAAAAGTGCAAAAGTTTACACTAAAAAAGCAAAAGGTGCACAAGAGGCTCACGAAGCCATCCGTCCTACAATGTTGCAGTTTACTCCTGAGGTAGCAAGCAAATACCTTAAAGCTGATGAGTTAAAACTTTACCGTCTTATTTATGAGCGTTTCATGGCGTGTCAAATGGAAGATGCAGTATTTGAGCAACAATCTATCATTTTTAAAGGGAATGAAAACGAGTACCGTGCAAGTGGTAGAAAACTGATTTTTGAAGGTTTCTACAAAGTAACGGGAACTGAAGATAAAGATAAACTGCTTCCAACTTTAAAAGAGGGTGATACAGCTGAGATCGAGAAGATCAAACCGGAGCAACACTTTACCGAGCCACCTTCACGTTACTCTGAAGCAAGCCTGATTAAAAAACTTGAAGCTGAGGGTGTTGGACGTCCATCGACATATGCACCGACTATCGCGACACTTACAAACAGAACATATGTAAGTATTGAGAAAAAGCAGATCATCCCGACTGAGATCGCTTTTACGGTTACAGAAATCTTAGAAAAGCACTTCTCTAACATTGTAGATATCAACTTCACTGCAAATATGGAAGAACAACTCGAGGAGATTGCAGAGGGTGATATAGACTGGGAAAAACTTCTTATCGATTTTTACGATAAGTTTATGCAGCAAATCGAAGATGGTAAAGAGCAGATAGTTTCACTAAAAATGGCAAAACCTCTCGGACGTAACTGCCCTAAATGTGGAAGTGAACTGCTTCTTCGTTCCGGACGTTTCGGTCAGTTTGTTGCATGTAGCGGATTCCCTAAATGTAAATACACTGAACAAGTGGATGAAGAGGGCAACAAAATAGAGAAAAAAGAGGAAGTTGCAGAGGATAAATGTGACAAATGTGGTGGAGACATGGTAATTAAAAATGGTCGTAACGGTCAATTTTTAGCATGTGCGAACTACCCTGATTGTAAAAATACGAAAAGTATCCAGGTTGAGGAAAAAGTGAGTGAAACTCCTTGTCCGGACTGTGGCGGAAAACTGAGTCTGAAAAACTCAAGACGTGGGCCGTTCTGGGGATGTGAAAACTATCCGGATTGTAAATTTATTTCAAAATTTGAACCAACAACTATTAAGTGTACACAAGATGGCTGTGACGGCGTGTTAGCTCCACGTACATTTAGAAACAAAGAGGTATATGAGTGTGTTAAATGTAAGACAAAAACACCTCGTGAAGAGATTGATCAGAAATAA
- a CDS encoding cation:proton antiporter: MTHGVGDNVVLIITISLIIIFSPFIARVVKLPTTPSEIILGSIFGYIGLIHDEHLFELVAEFGFLYLMFIAGTEINLKNVLKTPTNIIKKTVLYLVFLYAFSIAFSLQFELGNVFMVLLPLISVGLVASLSKEYGKTHWLELSMTVGGIGEVASIFILTITSAALQSGIGLGLFQTIFALLVFIFIMFLVFRSMQLVFWWFPAISTALMPHEDNKEQDIRLSMGIFFLLIGAMLYLDLELAFGAFLAGIFIPSFFEHKHELPEKLSSYGFGFLIPIFFIHIGTAFNLDALLMDGLVLKALIITGIMILMRVIASLVFIKNLGFVDSVLMGLSHSMPLTLLIAMATLAYNANSIDKLHYFAFILAALFQVISVMIIIKLINIYKEKKETKVE, from the coding sequence ATGACTCACGGTGTAGGTGATAATGTTGTTTTAATCATAACAATATCGCTCATCATCATCTTTTCTCCATTTATAGCACGAGTTGTAAAACTCCCGACAACCCCTAGTGAGATTATTCTTGGTTCTATTTTCGGATATATCGGACTTATACATGATGAACACCTCTTTGAACTTGTAGCCGAGTTTGGATTTTTATACCTTATGTTTATTGCAGGGACTGAGATCAACCTCAAAAACGTTCTTAAAACCCCTACGAATATTATCAAGAAAACTGTTCTTTACCTCGTATTTTTATACGCCTTTTCTATCGCTTTTTCACTTCAGTTTGAGCTTGGAAACGTCTTTATGGTGCTCCTGCCACTTATCTCGGTGGGACTTGTAGCCTCTCTCTCAAAAGAGTACGGCAAAACCCATTGGCTTGAGCTTTCAATGACGGTAGGAGGGATTGGAGAGGTTGCTTCTATCTTTATCCTTACGATCACTTCGGCAGCCCTGCAGTCAGGTATAGGCTTAGGACTGTTTCAAACTATCTTTGCACTCCTTGTATTTATCTTTATCATGTTTCTTGTTTTTAGATCTATGCAGCTTGTATTTTGGTGGTTTCCGGCAATCTCGACGGCACTTATGCCGCATGAAGACAACAAAGAACAGGACATCCGTTTATCTATGGGGATCTTTTTTCTTCTAATAGGGGCTATGCTTTACCTCGATCTGGAACTTGCTTTCGGGGCATTTTTAGCGGGTATCTTTATCCCTAGTTTCTTTGAGCATAAACATGAACTACCCGAAAAACTTTCATCCTACGGTTTTGGATTTTTAATCCCAATCTTTTTTATCCATATCGGTACGGCATTTAATCTTGATGCGCTACTTATGGATGGTCTAGTTTTAAAAGCACTTATAATTACAGGTATTATGATACTTATGCGCGTTATAGCTTCCTTAGTATTTATCAAAAATCTCGGCTTTGTTGATTCAGTTCTTATGGGGCTTTCACACTCTATGCCTTTAACGCTTTTGATCGCAATGGCAACATTAGCATACAATGCAAACTCTATAGATAAATTACACTATTTCGCATTTATCTTAGCGGCATTATTTCAGGTTATATCTGTTATGATAATTATCAAGCTTATAAATATTTATAAAGAGAAAAAAGAGACAAAGGTAGAATAA
- a CDS encoding YfcE family phosphodiesterase, which translates to MKRLIRNKTSKLSKTSVKIGIISDSHTKANRAIKAIDMLLEKGAEFFIHAGDIVEEETLQYLENTGKRYVAVYGNNDAHLVYLHNRYNLVQEPNYFKLASTTFKLMHLPFYMSNDAEVVIFGHTHKFSVEYKGETLYLNPGEVCARNKPLSECVLLEVTPQLFDVKYFTRKKKKEFTLEKELSFERK; encoded by the coding sequence GTGAAGAGATTGATCAGAAATAAAACCTCAAAACTTTCAAAAACATCTGTAAAGATAGGTATTATTTCTGATTCCCATACTAAAGCAAATCGTGCTATAAAAGCTATCGATATGCTTTTAGAAAAGGGAGCTGAATTTTTTATCCATGCCGGTGATATCGTTGAAGAAGAGACATTACAATATTTAGAAAACACCGGGAAAAGATATGTAGCTGTTTACGGGAACAATGATGCCCATTTAGTGTATCTGCACAACAGGTACAATTTGGTACAGGAACCGAACTACTTTAAACTAGCGAGTACAACATTTAAATTGATGCACCTGCCCTTTTATATGTCTAACGATGCCGAAGTGGTAATATTTGGTCATACACATAAGTTTAGTGTAGAATACAAAGGGGAAACACTCTACCTCAATCCCGGAGAAGTGTGTGCAAGAAACAAACCACTCTCAGAGTGTGTACTGCTAGAAGTAACGCCCCAGCTATTTGATGTAAAATATTTTACAAGGAAGAAAAAAAAGGAGTTTACACTTGAAAAAGAGCTCTCCTTTGAGAGGAAATAG
- a CDS encoding biotin synthase → MSEKIFLCSICNINSGTCKEDCKFCSQSVRYKADIERYKQKPIEEIKKEAIAARDNGALGFCLVTADKGLNDKTLEFVCSTAKEVQKVAPELRLIACNGTASVEQLQELKKAGIKAYNHNLETSEAFYPQICTTHPWSERFETCQNVNEVGLVLISGGIFGLGETQADRESMLASLKELNPTSVPINFYHHNPALELQPNPLKVEEALELIKLTRETLPDAERIMVAGGRELMFGERQTEIFKYGANSIVIGNYLTTAGREMNKDLEMLKSLHLEVATKVGK, encoded by the coding sequence ATGAGTGAGAAAATATTTTTATGCTCGATCTGTAATATCAACAGCGGTACATGTAAAGAGGATTGTAAATTTTGTTCTCAAAGTGTGAGATATAAAGCTGACATTGAACGTTATAAACAAAAGCCTATTGAAGAGATCAAAAAAGAAGCGATTGCAGCCCGTGATAACGGTGCACTCGGATTTTGTTTAGTAACTGCAGACAAAGGGCTTAACGACAAAACGTTAGAGTTTGTATGTTCTACTGCTAAAGAGGTGCAAAAAGTGGCACCTGAACTTCGCCTAATTGCATGTAACGGTACAGCTTCTGTAGAGCAGTTACAAGAGCTAAAAAAAGCGGGTATTAAAGCATATAACCATAACTTGGAAACTAGTGAAGCTTTTTATCCGCAAATCTGTACGACACACCCGTGGAGCGAGCGCTTTGAAACATGTCAAAACGTTAACGAAGTTGGACTGGTTCTTATTAGCGGCGGGATCTTCGGACTTGGTGAAACGCAAGCTGATCGTGAAAGTATGTTAGCATCACTAAAAGAGCTAAACCCTACAAGTGTACCGATAAACTTTTACCATCACAATCCTGCTTTAGAGTTACAGCCAAATCCTCTAAAAGTGGAAGAAGCACTGGAGTTAATAAAACTCACTCGCGAAACACTTCCTGATGCTGAGCGTATTATGGTTGCAGGGGGACGTGAACTTATGTTTGGCGAAAGACAAACGGAGATCTTTAAATACGGTGCAAACTCTATAGTGATTGGAAACTATCTTACAACTGCAGGTCGTGAGATGAATAAAGACTTGGAGATGCTCAAATCACTGCATCTTGAAGTGGCAACAAAGGTAGGAAAATAA
- a CDS encoding AMMECR1 domain-containing protein produces the protein MARSVLLQLARDSIQEVIEATNTIDHASLLQEHPLLSQNIPTEVKIFIEEELRGSYKINEALSLLQNVIIAAKKAAFEDKNFTPLTTSEYLRCSLEITLDTAEGIISQKDEPILS, from the coding sequence ATGGCTAGGTCGGTTTTGCTTCAACTTGCACGTGATTCTATCCAAGAGGTTATAGAAGCAACCAATACGATCGATCATGCATCACTTCTACAGGAACATCCTCTACTAAGTCAGAATATCCCTACAGAGGTAAAAATATTTATTGAAGAGGAGCTTCGCGGTAGTTACAAGATAAATGAAGCACTCTCTCTTTTGCAAAATGTAATTATTGCCGCAAAAAAAGCTGCTTTTGAAGATAAAAACTTCACACCGCTGACTACTTCAGAGTATCTTCGCTGCTCTCTTGAGATCACACTCGATACAGCCGAGGGAATTATCTCCCAAAAAGATGAACCGATATTAAGCTAA